The Leifsonia sp. ZF2019 DNA segment GACGGGCCGGCATTCCGTGGGCGCCCGCTTGGACACCGCATGGACCCGCTCAGATCGGTCCTCGCGTACCCCTCGGAGGAGCGTTGGATAGAGATGGTGACCCGTCTCCTGCAAGTCCACGATTTCCGCGAGGCGTCACGGCACCAGGTCGGTGAGCTGACGGTCCTTCACGGCGTTATCGCGCAAACGCTGCTATGGCAGTCGCCTGCCTTTGCGGAGTATGGCTATCGGTATCTGGGGGAGGTGCGTGACGAGCCTGCACCCGAACAAGTCTTCGGCGATGTGCGCGTCATTCTCGACGGAGCCAGAGACCGGACCACCTTCTCCGCCGAGGAAGTAGCGGCCGTGTCCGAACTTATCGACGCGGCTGCTACAAACGAGGAATCCGTTGTGCTGTTTTTCCGTGGCCGTGGCCGTGACCTCAGCGGCACGGGCGGACTATGGCGCAGCACGGCTCGTGGGTCGATGGCGAACGGTTGGAGCAGAATGTGGCACCAGCTTGGGCTTGAAGCGCTGAGCTTTCTCGTACTCACCGCCACCCTTGTATACCTTGAGTTCGCGCCGGACCTCGACTGGGATAACGCAAA contains these protein-coding regions:
- a CDS encoding DUF4365 domain-containing protein, whose protein sequence is MGEHDELENRYMPRFETLLSESGVVVEYRRDRAGIDTGLHLFAREEKPTRQGGERPYWRALAGRVWFQLKGVHAATMSADEFHAAERVTVKVGVKHLRFWFAAPEPVYLIVYVESVDAFVGVDVRELVEREWGPTFYASMRDRSGEVTAHVPTASVMNSERIASLVNHRSMRIDGPAFRGRPLGHRMDPLRSVLAYPSEERWIEMVTRLLQVHDFREASRHQVGELTVLHGVIAQTLLWQSPAFAEYGYRYLGEVRDEPAPEQVFGDVRVILDGARDRTTFSAEEVAAVSELIDAAATNEESVVLFFRGRGRDLSGTGGLWRSTARGSMANGWSRMWHQLGLEALSFLVLTATLVYLEFAPDLDWDNANYMD